A stretch of the Luteimonas sp. JM171 genome encodes the following:
- a CDS encoding peptide chain release factor 3, with protein MPDVSKEAARRRTFAIISHPDAGKTTLTEKLLLFGGAIQMAGSVKGRKAARHATSDWMKLEQERGISVTSSVMQFPYDGRIVNLLDTPGHADFGEDTYRVLTAVDSALMVIDVAKGVEERTIKLMEVCRMRDTPIMTFINKLDREGRDPIELLDEVESVLGIQCAPVTWPIGMGKRLKGVVHLVSGEVHLYEQGRNFTRKDSTIFPSIDAPGLEERIGKAMLDEVREELELVQGASEPFDLDAYRAGRQTPVFFGSAVNNFGVQPLLDFFVKHAPAPQPRQTTTREVSADEPKLTGFVFKIQANMDPQHRDRVAFMRVCSGRFEAGMKAFHTRSGKDMKLANALTFMASDREIAAEAYPGDVIGIHNHGTIAIGDTFTEGEQLTFTGIPNFAPELFRRARLRDPLRLKQLQKGLEQLSEEGATQFFRPLMSNDLILGAIGVLQFDVAAYRLKAEYGVDAIFEPVGVVTTRWIHCDDAKKLEEFREKNASNLGLDAAGELVYLAPTRVNLQLAQERWPDIRFDATREQAHT; from the coding sequence ATGCCCGACGTTTCAAAAGAAGCCGCCCGCCGCCGCACCTTCGCGATCATCTCGCACCCGGACGCAGGCAAGACCACGCTCACCGAAAAGCTGCTGCTGTTCGGCGGCGCGATCCAGATGGCCGGCTCGGTGAAGGGGCGCAAGGCCGCGCGCCATGCCACCAGCGACTGGATGAAGCTGGAGCAGGAACGCGGCATCTCCGTGACCAGCTCGGTGATGCAGTTCCCCTACGACGGGCGCATCGTCAACCTGCTCGACACCCCCGGCCACGCCGACTTCGGCGAGGACACTTACCGGGTGCTGACCGCGGTGGATTCGGCGCTGATGGTGATCGACGTGGCCAAGGGCGTGGAGGAGCGGACGATCAAGCTGATGGAGGTGTGCCGCATGCGCGACACGCCGATCATGACCTTCATCAACAAGCTCGACCGCGAGGGGCGCGACCCGATTGAACTGCTGGACGAGGTGGAAAGCGTGCTGGGCATCCAGTGCGCGCCGGTCACCTGGCCGATCGGCATGGGCAAGCGGCTCAAGGGCGTGGTGCACCTGGTCTCGGGCGAAGTCCACCTGTACGAACAGGGCCGCAACTTCACCCGCAAGGACTCCACCATCTTCCCTTCCATTGACGCGCCTGGACTCGAGGAGCGCATCGGCAAGGCGATGCTGGACGAGGTGCGCGAGGAACTGGAGCTGGTGCAGGGCGCCAGCGAACCGTTCGACCTGGACGCGTACCGCGCAGGCCGGCAGACGCCGGTGTTCTTCGGCTCGGCGGTGAACAACTTCGGCGTGCAGCCGCTGCTGGACTTCTTCGTCAAGCACGCGCCGGCGCCGCAGCCGCGCCAGACCACCACCCGCGAGGTCAGCGCCGATGAGCCAAAGCTCACCGGCTTCGTGTTCAAGATCCAGGCCAACATGGATCCTCAGCACCGCGACCGGGTGGCGTTCATGCGCGTGTGCTCGGGCCGGTTCGAGGCCGGCATGAAGGCCTTCCACACCCGCAGCGGCAAGGACATGAAGCTGGCCAACGCCCTGACCTTCATGGCCAGCGACCGCGAGATCGCGGCCGAGGCCTACCCGGGCGACGTGATCGGCATCCACAACCACGGCACGATCGCCATCGGCGACACTTTCACCGAGGGCGAGCAGCTCACGTTCACCGGCATTCCCAACTTCGCGCCGGAGCTGTTCCGCCGGGCGCGGCTGCGCGATCCGCTGCGGCTCAAGCAGCTGCAGAAGGGCCTGGAGCAGCTGAGCGAGGAAGGCGCGACCCAGTTCTTCCGGCCGCTGATGTCCAACGACCTGATCCTGGGCGCGATCGGCGTGCTCCAGTTCGACGTGGCCGCCTACCGGCTCAAGGCCGAATACGGCGTGGATGCCATCTTCGAGCCCGTGGGCGTGGTGACCACCCGCTGGATCCACTGCGACGATGCGAAGAAGCTGGAGGAGTTCCGCGAGAAGAACGCCTCCAACCTCGGCCTGGATGCGGCCGGCGAACTGGTCTACCTGGCGCCCACGCGGGTCAACCTGCAGCTGGCCCAGGAGCGCTGGCCGGACATCCGCTTCGACGCCACCCGGGAGCAGGCCCACACTTGA
- a CDS encoding glycosyltransferase family 2 protein has translation MTDQLTIVVAAWNEAEALPELHPRISAVLDGLRRDQGIRGRVLYVDDGSTDATWEVMRQIAAGDPRVSLLRLSRNFGKELALTAGLDAVTEGAALILDADGQDPPELAPQFVARWREGYDDVYGTRTVREGEGWFKRASAHGFYRVMQRLSKTPIPVDTGDFRLLSPRALAALRQLRERHRFMKGLFGWVGFNRIAIPYERQPRSAGRSKYNVWKLWNFALEGVTSFSTAPLRVATYAGLATALLAFGYGVWIVAKALLYGDAVQGWPTMMAVILFLGGTQLMALGFIGEYLGRLYLESKQRPLYLVDTWLPAEGVESEPTLSGGGVHDAYREAPAGGEGA, from the coding sequence ATGACAGATCAGTTGACGATCGTGGTGGCCGCCTGGAACGAAGCCGAGGCGCTGCCGGAGCTGCACCCGCGCATCAGCGCCGTGCTCGATGGGCTGCGCCGGGACCAGGGCATTCGCGGCCGGGTGCTGTACGTGGACGATGGCAGTACCGACGCCACGTGGGAGGTGATGCGGCAGATCGCCGCCGGGGATCCGCGTGTGTCCTTGCTGCGCCTGTCGCGCAACTTCGGCAAGGAACTCGCGCTGACGGCCGGCCTGGACGCGGTGACCGAGGGCGCGGCGCTGATCCTGGACGCGGACGGCCAGGACCCGCCGGAGCTGGCGCCGCAGTTCGTGGCGCGCTGGCGCGAGGGCTATGACGATGTCTATGGCACCCGCACCGTGCGCGAGGGCGAGGGCTGGTTCAAGCGCGCTTCCGCCCACGGCTTCTACCGGGTGATGCAGCGGCTGTCGAAAACGCCGATCCCGGTCGATACCGGGGATTTCCGCCTGCTGTCACCGCGCGCCCTGGCCGCGCTGCGGCAGCTGCGCGAGCGGCACCGGTTCATGAAGGGCCTGTTCGGCTGGGTCGGCTTCAACCGGATCGCCATTCCCTACGAGCGCCAGCCGCGCTCGGCCGGCCGCAGCAAGTACAACGTGTGGAAGCTGTGGAACTTTGCGCTGGAGGGCGTGACCAGCTTTTCCACCGCGCCGCTGCGCGTCGCCACCTATGCGGGGCTCGCCACCGCGCTGCTGGCATTCGGCTACGGGGTGTGGATCGTGGCCAAGGCGCTGCTGTATGGCGACGCGGTCCAGGGCTGGCCCACGATGATGGCCGTGATCCTGTTCCTGGGCGGGACCCAGCTGATGGCGCTGGGGTTCATTGGCGAATACCTGGGCCGGCTGTACCTGGAGTCCAAGCAGCGGCCGCTCTACCTCGTGGACACCTGGCTGCCCGCGGAAGGGGTAGAGTCGGAGCCGACCCTGTCAGGCGGAGGAGTGCACGATGCGTACCGTGAGGCACCTGCTGGAGGAGAAGGGGCATGA
- a CDS encoding M23 family metallopeptidase: MRSFPTRAIAVLLIGCLASAAHGRQPADVSGDPAPVAKLVLEPRDGATLAWAENRLAGPIEVMLHATGDAPPSDPALPARATVPARGRTLVARVGPSPARGAYLNLRAVPGHPNVRTGDVEYGWPLDGAPVRIAQGWGGASSHRDAANRHAIDLTAPVGTPVVAARDGVVMQVEAGFTHGAADPRLDGRANFVRVLHDDGTMALYAHLDANGVFVRPGDRVRRGERLGLSGSTGFSSGPHLHFVVQANRGMRLESLPFRMFGPGGVLRFHEPGP, encoded by the coding sequence ATGCGAAGCTTTCCCACCAGGGCCATCGCGGTGCTGCTGATCGGCTGCCTGGCATCCGCCGCCCACGGCCGGCAACCCGCGGACGTATCCGGCGATCCGGCGCCGGTCGCGAAACTCGTGCTGGAGCCGCGAGACGGCGCCACCCTGGCATGGGCCGAGAATCGGCTGGCAGGGCCCATCGAGGTCATGCTGCACGCGACGGGCGATGCGCCGCCTTCCGATCCGGCGCTGCCGGCGCGGGCGACGGTGCCGGCCCGCGGACGTACCCTGGTGGCGCGCGTGGGACCTTCACCGGCGCGCGGTGCCTACCTCAACCTCCGGGCCGTGCCCGGCCATCCGAACGTTCGCACCGGCGACGTCGAATATGGCTGGCCGCTGGACGGGGCACCCGTGCGGATTGCACAGGGCTGGGGTGGTGCGAGCAGCCACCGGGATGCGGCCAATCGCCACGCCATCGATCTGACGGCGCCGGTCGGCACGCCCGTGGTGGCCGCCCGGGACGGCGTGGTGATGCAGGTGGAAGCAGGTTTCACCCATGGTGCGGCCGATCCGCGCCTGGATGGCCGTGCCAACTTCGTGCGCGTGCTCCACGACGACGGCACCATGGCCCTGTACGCGCACCTGGACGCCAACGGGGTGTTCGTGCGCCCCGGCGACCGGGTGCGCCGCGGCGAGCGGCTGGGGCTTTCGGGCAGCACCGGCTTCAGCAGCGGGCCGCACCTCCACTTCGTGGTCCAGGCCAACCGCGGGATGCGGCTCGAATCACTCCCGTTCCGCATGTTCGGTCCGGGCGGGGTGCTGCGCTTCCATGAGCCGGGGCCATGA
- a CDS encoding CBS domain-containing protein, whose protein sequence is MRTVRHLLEEKGHEVHAIDPDAAVLDAIRLMAEKQVGAVLVMRGRELVGMLSERDYARKVILAGLSSRDTPVRDIMTGDVVTVGLDDHVPGCMEIVTRKRIRHLPVVDAAGTVLGLVSIGDLVKAVIADQQTELEHLHSYIAG, encoded by the coding sequence ATGCGTACCGTGAGGCACCTGCTGGAGGAGAAGGGGCATGAGGTCCACGCCATCGACCCGGACGCCGCGGTCCTGGATGCGATCCGGCTCATGGCGGAGAAGCAGGTTGGCGCCGTCCTGGTGATGCGCGGGCGTGAACTGGTCGGCATGCTGTCCGAGCGCGACTACGCGCGCAAGGTGATCCTGGCCGGGCTGTCGTCACGCGACACCCCGGTGCGGGACATCATGACCGGCGATGTGGTGACGGTGGGCCTGGACGACCATGTGCCCGGCTGCATGGAGATCGTCACCCGCAAGCGCATCCGCCACCTGCCCGTGGTGGACGCCGCCGGGACGGTGCTGGGGCTGGTGTCGATCGGGGACCTGGTCAAGGCGGTGATCGCCGACCAGCAGACCGAACTGGAACACCTGCACAGCTATATCGCCGGCTGA
- a CDS encoding AsmA family protein, whose product MPASDRRRPAFVGQIARHPWLAAAVAASLAVLVLFLVWDWNWFKGPIERAVEARTGRSFDIGGDLDVDLGSTVAIRADRLRLGNAEWSDEDEMARVERAAVRVHLPSLLFRRETRIPEITLIQPKVRLETSGEGGNWNLFGEASGDGTPPNIERLWIEGGELVFLHPAEDTRVDVRMESREAAREGVAPPVLVEGTGQWRGNDFSLEGQIASLLELQQPDAGAGYGVDLRARAGRTSTHARGRLFNPFQFQRFDVQMQLEGANLHDLYPLLGIALPHTPAYTLDGRLGRNGNVWTYEEFDGTVGDSDLGGNVTVTVGGDRPHFRADLVSDLLDFDDLAGLVGGAPDTGEGDTSNPELEARAAERAASGRVLPDTPYALEKLRAMDADVRLRAARIDSPVLPLDDMDASLALESGLLTLDPLDFGVAGGTIRSHVRMDARNEVIETRLDASLRNLQLPQMFPDATLAEDALGAIGGEIDLTGRGNSIAGMLGSANGEVMAGMGRGQISNLILELAGIDVLEALRFLIAGDREVPIRCAFADFAVQEGVMEARALAFDTSDTIIVGEGTVDLGGETLDLELRPRPKDRSLLALRSPLVIDGSFADPGIRPDMGRLGVRGAIALALGSIAPPAALLATIELGPGEDADCGGEYAL is encoded by the coding sequence ATGCCAGCATCCGACCGCCGCCGGCCTGCCTTCGTTGGCCAGATCGCCCGCCATCCATGGCTGGCGGCAGCGGTGGCGGCGTCACTCGCGGTGCTGGTCCTGTTCCTGGTTTGGGACTGGAACTGGTTCAAGGGCCCCATTGAGCGCGCGGTTGAAGCGCGCACCGGCCGCAGCTTCGACATCGGTGGCGACCTCGATGTGGACCTGGGATCGACGGTCGCCATCCGCGCCGACAGGCTGCGCCTGGGAAACGCGGAATGGTCGGATGAAGACGAGATGGCCCGGGTGGAGCGGGCCGCGGTCCGGGTGCATCTGCCGTCGCTGCTGTTCCGGCGCGAGACCCGCATCCCGGAGATCACACTCATCCAGCCAAAGGTCCGGCTGGAAACCAGCGGGGAAGGCGGCAACTGGAACCTGTTTGGCGAGGCGTCCGGGGATGGAACCCCGCCGAACATCGAGCGGCTGTGGATCGAGGGCGGTGAACTGGTCTTCCTGCACCCGGCGGAGGACACCCGCGTCGACGTGCGCATGGAAAGCCGCGAGGCCGCGCGCGAGGGAGTCGCGCCTCCGGTCCTTGTGGAGGGCACCGGCCAGTGGCGCGGCAACGACTTCAGCCTGGAGGGCCAGATCGCTTCGCTGCTGGAACTGCAGCAGCCAGACGCGGGCGCGGGCTACGGTGTCGACCTGCGGGCCCGGGCCGGGCGCACCAGCACCCATGCGCGCGGGCGCCTGTTCAACCCGTTCCAGTTCCAGCGCTTCGACGTGCAGATGCAGCTGGAAGGCGCCAACTTGCACGACCTGTACCCGCTGCTGGGCATCGCCCTGCCGCACACCCCCGCCTATACCCTCGATGGACGGCTGGGCCGCAACGGCAATGTATGGACCTACGAGGAATTCGACGGCACCGTCGGAGACAGTGACCTGGGTGGCAACGTGACCGTGACCGTGGGCGGCGACCGGCCCCATTTCCGCGCCGACCTGGTGTCCGACCTGCTGGATTTCGATGACCTTGCCGGCCTGGTGGGCGGCGCGCCGGACACAGGCGAGGGCGACACCAGCAACCCGGAACTCGAGGCGCGGGCCGCCGAACGCGCCGCCAGCGGCCGGGTCCTGCCCGATACCCCCTATGCGCTGGAAAAGCTGCGCGCCATGGACGCGGATGTGCGGCTGCGGGCGGCACGGATCGACTCCCCGGTCCTGCCGCTGGATGACATGGACGCCAGCCTGGCGCTGGAGTCCGGGCTGCTCACCCTCGACCCCCTGGATTTCGGCGTCGCCGGCGGCACCATCCGCTCACACGTGCGGATGGACGCGCGCAATGAAGTGATCGAAACCCGGCTGGATGCCAGCCTGCGCAACCTGCAGCTGCCGCAGATGTTCCCCGATGCCACCCTGGCCGAAGACGCCCTTGGCGCGATCGGCGGGGAGATCGACCTTACCGGGCGCGGCAATTCCATTGCCGGGATGCTTGGCTCGGCCAATGGGGAAGTGATGGCCGGGATGGGCCGCGGTCAGATCAGCAACCTGATCCTGGAGCTCGCCGGCATCGATGTGCTTGAAGCGCTGCGCTTCCTGATCGCGGGCGACCGCGAAGTGCCCATCCGCTGCGCGTTCGCCGACTTTGCGGTGCAGGAAGGCGTGATGGAGGCGCGGGCGCTGGCGTTCGACACCTCCGATACCATCATCGTTGGCGAAGGCACCGTGGACCTTGGCGGGGAAACGCTGGACCTGGAGCTGCGGCCGCGCCCCAAGGACCGCAGCCTGCTGGCCCTGCGCTCGCCGCTGGTGATCGACGGCAGCTTTGCCGATCCCGGCATCCGCCCGGACATGGGCCGGCTGGGCGTACGCGGCGCGATCGCGCTCGCCCTGGGCAGCATCGCCCCGCCGGCCGCGCTGCTGGCCACCATCGAGCTGGGGCCCGGCGAAGACGCCGACTGCGGCGGCGAATACGCGCTCTAG
- a CDS encoding HDOD domain-containing protein: MHIVVVDPGPGLVASLEHSIAEFGLDWSVETMGGPGQPGGRVDVLVSRLGHGPDQERALRELRDRHPDAVRVLLLAPGQDADAAALLEGAHRVLQEPLDPVDLIDAVERVDELRQLLDDPRLKQYVGRVDTLPAAPRMYFQLARLMRDPEVGLGKVADTLSQDPALVARVLKLCNSAYFSAGREITDPRSAVTRLGLRTMQHLVLASEAFGRAPGMSAQEREEMQQRALRVSRLAGRLLPGPSSELAATAGMLAEVGRLLPPPANGLDAPDPPQAGAYLLGLWGLPMPIVEAVAFHRQPRRRRAAGFWVTGALHVATALVRGEPVDEAYLESVGMRDRLPQWKAMLEQDLARAA, encoded by the coding sequence GTGCACATCGTCGTCGTGGATCCGGGCCCCGGGCTGGTTGCCAGCCTGGAGCATTCGATTGCCGAATTCGGCCTGGACTGGAGCGTGGAAACCATGGGTGGCCCCGGGCAGCCCGGCGGCCGGGTGGACGTACTGGTCAGCCGCCTGGGCCATGGGCCGGACCAGGAACGCGCGCTGCGGGAACTGCGTGACCGGCATCCGGACGCCGTGCGGGTGCTGCTGCTTGCCCCGGGCCAGGACGCCGACGCGGCGGCCCTGCTGGAAGGGGCTCATCGGGTCCTGCAGGAGCCACTGGACCCGGTGGACCTGATCGACGCCGTGGAGCGCGTGGACGAACTGCGCCAGCTGCTCGATGACCCACGGCTCAAGCAGTACGTGGGCAGGGTGGACACCCTCCCGGCTGCGCCGCGGATGTATTTCCAGCTGGCGCGCCTGATGCGCGACCCGGAGGTGGGGCTGGGCAAGGTGGCCGACACCCTGTCACAGGATCCCGCGCTGGTGGCGCGGGTGTTGAAACTGTGCAACTCGGCGTACTTTTCCGCGGGGCGGGAAATCACCGATCCGCGCTCGGCCGTGACCCGGCTGGGGTTGCGCACGATGCAGCACCTGGTGCTGGCCAGCGAGGCGTTCGGCCGGGCGCCGGGCATGTCGGCGCAGGAGCGCGAGGAAATGCAGCAGCGCGCCCTGCGTGTCTCCCGCCTGGCGGGCCGGCTGCTGCCCGGACCCAGCTCGGAGCTGGCCGCCACCGCCGGGATGCTGGCGGAAGTGGGGCGGTTGCTGCCACCGCCCGCCAATGGCCTGGACGCCCCCGACCCTCCGCAAGCCGGTGCCTACCTGCTGGGCCTGTGGGGCCTGCCGATGCCGATCGTGGAAGCGGTGGCGTTCCATCGCCAGCCGCGCCGTCGCCGCGCCGCCGGGTTCTGGGTTACCGGCGCCCTGCACGTGGCCACGGCCCTGGTCCGTGGCGAACCGGTGGACGAGGCCTACCTGGAATCGGTGGGCATGCGCGACCGGCTGCCGCAGTGGAAGGCGATGCTGGAGCAGGACCTGGCGCGGGCGGCATAG
- a CDS encoding ligand-binding sensor domain-containing diguanylate cyclase, whose product MALRVMTLLVLAWCLLAAPARALDPVKDFQHYVRDNWSVPEGLPQISALSIAQTPDGYIWAGTQAGLSRFDGVGFTTFTPSMEPALRHLFVRALAVDPDGALWIGTYAGLAVYRDGRFEEVPWTGAGDAPLISTIRIAADGSAWATTTAGIAFVRDGRLHPLEGAGPSRALAFTPNGQMWTADASGGVQRWDGTAWFPTHSADGTPTAAQDLLVAGDTVWAATASGLQVHGRGGWRPVAGASGSHAMALRFVFRDGDGNIWAGGDRGLVRVRPDGTVEHVRATPTNGLANLFTAFEDREGNLWLGSLSNGLSRIRNGWTRRYSTGQGLSHGTVWSLAPAEDGDGIWVSGNGGVARLRSNGRFEPIPAGPEVSSTTIALLVEPGQVWIGLQDGVALYEPGSGRPAAIPGWARAVRGRVRGLSRDHDGHLWIGTDMGLSRWDGSTLKRFGEEDGLHGLLADYGVATLSDGRRLALTRAGLFEFDGTGFRPAPEGEGLPADNVLFSLNILSGDSLLLSDLGDSLLFRHHGRWHRVDASAGLPPGNIFRVFEQEGTAWITNMSSVYRMEVDELKAFAEGRIARIHPQVVLNERGTPNSGQQGICCNGAGPNDGFIADGALWVPTRDGALAIDIADIHDNPHPPSVHLGRVRVGDEWRTLDITGATVLEADERDLTLTFDVLSFQEPRSNHARYRLHGYDRAWRPVEPLVREVRYTNLPPGDYAFEVMGSNNSGLWTDEPTRLEFSIRPWFHETAAFRLLLAAAALLLVYAGFRYQRHRYRLRQAELQRLVDERTAELAESNRQLELASLTDPLTGLHNRRYLVQQIPADLNYYDRQLAAPAADVVVFSLLDLDHFKQVNDVHGHAAGDRVLSEAAVRLQRLVRAGDYVVRWGGEEFLLVFRPMSPSQVAAMGERLRHAIGHAPFDIGDGRSVKVTASVGLSEYPLFRDKGAPLGWEAMVELADQALYHVKRNGRDGWAMFRPTPTTRMETLMADLQRDLARLLRDGELELVGNVGTGAGPARR is encoded by the coding sequence ATGGCGTTGCGCGTGATGACCTTGCTGGTGCTGGCCTGGTGCCTGCTGGCCGCGCCCGCACGCGCGCTCGATCCGGTGAAGGATTTCCAGCATTACGTCCGCGACAACTGGTCGGTGCCCGAAGGGCTGCCGCAGATCAGTGCACTGAGCATCGCCCAGACCCCCGATGGGTATATCTGGGCCGGCACCCAGGCCGGACTCTCCCGCTTTGACGGCGTGGGCTTCACCACCTTCACCCCGTCCATGGAGCCGGCGCTCAGGCACCTGTTCGTGCGCGCCCTTGCGGTGGATCCTGACGGCGCGCTGTGGATCGGGACCTATGCGGGCCTGGCGGTATACCGGGACGGGCGCTTCGAGGAAGTGCCATGGACGGGGGCGGGCGACGCGCCGCTGATTTCCACCATCCGCATCGCCGCCGATGGCTCTGCCTGGGCAACCACCACCGCGGGCATCGCCTTCGTCCGGGACGGCCGGCTGCATCCGCTGGAAGGCGCAGGTCCCAGCCGGGCACTCGCCTTCACCCCCAACGGCCAGATGTGGACGGCCGACGCGAGCGGCGGCGTCCAGCGGTGGGACGGCACCGCCTGGTTTCCCACGCACAGCGCCGACGGCACGCCGACCGCCGCACAGGACCTGCTGGTCGCGGGAGACACGGTGTGGGCGGCCACCGCTTCGGGACTGCAGGTCCATGGCCGCGGCGGCTGGCGCCCGGTGGCGGGGGCGTCAGGCAGCCATGCCATGGCGCTGCGATTCGTGTTCCGCGACGGCGACGGCAACATCTGGGCGGGGGGCGACCGCGGGCTGGTCCGGGTGCGGCCGGATGGGACGGTGGAACATGTGCGCGCGACTCCCACCAACGGCTTGGCCAACCTGTTCACCGCCTTCGAGGACCGCGAAGGCAATCTCTGGCTGGGCAGCCTCTCCAATGGCCTGAGCCGCATCCGCAATGGCTGGACGCGACGCTACAGCACCGGCCAGGGCCTGTCCCACGGCACGGTCTGGTCGCTGGCCCCGGCGGAGGATGGTGATGGCATCTGGGTCAGCGGCAACGGTGGCGTGGCCCGGTTGCGCAGCAACGGCCGCTTCGAGCCGATCCCGGCGGGCCCCGAGGTCTCAAGTACCACCATCGCCCTGCTCGTCGAGCCCGGCCAGGTGTGGATCGGGCTGCAGGACGGCGTGGCGCTGTATGAACCGGGCAGCGGCAGGCCGGCCGCCATTCCAGGCTGGGCACGCGCCGTGCGCGGCCGCGTGCGCGGGCTCTCGCGCGACCATGACGGACACCTGTGGATCGGCACCGACATGGGTCTTTCGCGCTGGGACGGATCCACCCTCAAGCGCTTCGGTGAAGAGGACGGCCTGCACGGCCTGCTGGCAGATTACGGCGTGGCGACGCTGTCCGACGGCCGCCGCCTCGCGCTGACCCGCGCCGGCCTCTTCGAGTTCGACGGCACCGGCTTCCGGCCGGCGCCGGAAGGCGAAGGCCTGCCGGCGGACAACGTCCTGTTCTCCCTGAACATCCTCTCCGGCGACTCGCTCCTGCTCTCGGACCTGGGCGACTCCCTGCTCTTCCGCCACCACGGCCGCTGGCACCGCGTGGATGCCTCGGCAGGGCTGCCACCGGGCAACATCTTCCGGGTCTTTGAACAGGAGGGCACCGCATGGATCACCAACATGTCCAGCGTCTACCGGATGGAAGTCGATGAGCTGAAGGCGTTCGCCGAAGGCCGGATCGCACGCATCCACCCGCAGGTGGTCCTCAATGAGCGCGGCACGCCCAACAGCGGGCAGCAGGGCATCTGCTGCAACGGCGCGGGTCCGAACGACGGATTCATCGCCGACGGCGCGCTCTGGGTCCCCACGCGCGATGGCGCGCTGGCCATCGACATCGCGGACATCCACGACAATCCGCACCCGCCGAGCGTGCACCTGGGGCGGGTTCGGGTGGGCGACGAATGGCGCACCCTGGACATCACCGGCGCCACCGTGCTGGAAGCGGACGAGCGCGACCTCACGCTGACCTTCGATGTCCTCAGTTTCCAGGAACCGCGCAGCAACCATGCCCGCTACCGCCTGCACGGCTACGACCGCGCGTGGCGCCCGGTCGAGCCGCTGGTGCGCGAGGTGCGCTACACCAACCTGCCGCCGGGCGACTACGCCTTCGAGGTGATGGGCAGCAACAACTCCGGCCTCTGGACGGACGAGCCGACGCGCCTGGAATTCAGCATCCGCCCCTGGTTCCACGAGACCGCCGCCTTCCGCCTGTTGCTCGCCGCTGCGGCGCTGCTGCTGGTCTACGCGGGCTTCCGCTACCAGCGCCACCGCTACCGCCTGCGCCAGGCCGAGCTGCAGCGGCTGGTGGACGAGCGCACCGCGGAGCTGGCCGAATCCAACCGCCAGCTGGAACTGGCCAGCCTGACCGACCCGCTCACCGGCCTGCACAACCGCCGCTACCTGGTGCAGCAGATCCCGGCCGATCTCAACTACTACGACCGCCAGCTCGCGGCCCCGGCCGCGGACGTGGTCGTGTTCTCGCTGCTCGACCTGGACCATTTCAAGCAGGTCAACGATGTCCACGGCCACGCCGCCGGCGACCGTGTGCTGTCGGAAGCGGCAGTGCGCCTGCAGCGGCTGGTGCGCGCGGGAGACTACGTGGTGCGCTGGGGGGGCGAAGAATTCCTGCTGGTGTTCCGGCCGATGTCGCCCTCGCAGGTGGCGGCCATGGGCGAGCGCCTGCGCCACGCCATCGGCCATGCGCCGTTCGACATCGGCGACGGCCGCAGCGTCAAGGTGACTGCCTCCGTGGGCTTGTCCGAATACCCGCTGTTCCGCGACAAGGGCGCCCCGCTGGGCTGGGAAGCGATGGTGGAACTGGCCGACCAGGCGCTCTACCACGTCAAGCGCAACGGTCGCGATGGCTGGGCGATGTTCCGCCCCACCCCGACGACCCGGATGGAGACACTGATGGCGGATCTCCAGCGCGACCTGGCCCGGCTGCTGCGTGATGGCGAGCTTGAGCTGGTGGGAAACGTTGGCACCGGGGCAGGGCCGGCGCGGCGATAA
- a CDS encoding hemolysin III family protein translates to MHTLELTPLQLREERASALTHAAGTAAALVAGIVLVTLAALRGDGWQLASAIVFSISLVLLYLASTVYHSFHDPLVKRRLKVFDHCAIYLLIAGTYTPFTLVGLRGTLGWSLFAAIWSLALAGVVFKLFYTGRFRMLSTLVYVAMGWLVIVAIKPVMVALDAWTFGWLVAGGLFYTLGTVFYHRESLPYAHAIWHLFCIGGSLCHYVAVLAQVATPS, encoded by the coding sequence ATGCACACCCTTGAGCTGACGCCGCTGCAGCTGCGGGAGGAGCGCGCAAGCGCCCTCACCCATGCCGCCGGCACCGCCGCCGCGCTGGTTGCGGGTATCGTCCTGGTCACCCTGGCGGCGCTGCGCGGCGACGGCTGGCAGCTGGCATCGGCCATCGTGTTCTCCATCAGCCTGGTGCTGCTGTACCTGGCCTCCACGGTGTACCACTCGTTCCACGACCCGCTCGTCAAGCGCCGCCTGAAAGTCTTCGACCACTGTGCGATCTACCTGCTGATCGCCGGGACCTACACCCCATTCACCCTGGTGGGCCTGCGCGGCACGCTGGGTTGGAGCCTGTTCGCGGCCATCTGGTCGCTGGCGCTGGCCGGGGTGGTGTTCAAGCTGTTCTACACCGGGCGCTTCCGGATGCTGTCGACCCTGGTCTACGTGGCCATGGGGTGGCTGGTGATCGTGGCGATCAAGCCGGTGATGGTGGCCCTTGATGCCTGGACGTTCGGATGGCTGGTCGCCGGCGGGCTGTTCTATACGCTGGGCACGGTGTTCTACCACCGCGAATCGCTGCCCTACGCGCACGCCATCTGGCACCTGTTCTGCATCGGCGGCAGCCTGTGCCATTACGTGGCGGTACTGGCCCAGGTGGCCACACCGTCCTGA